The proteins below are encoded in one region of Methanoculleus taiwanensis:
- a CDS encoding aspartate kinase, whose amino-acid sequence MKFGGTSVSDGDCIRRVVDILEPYRIDGVELAVVVSACSGVTDQIISVAHEVVSSRDKTPIESFIHAMRTRHTKILDQVAPDYVDEVMTIIDERLGLLENILSAVYTLKELTPRSRDYIMTFGERFSAPIVSAALRQRGIPSVALDGIEAGIITTPNHGDARALPASENHIKSRIVPLLTETVPVIMGFMGATEQGIITTLGRSGSDYSAAVIGSGIDADEIWIWTDVDGVMTSDPRIIKDARVLSDVSYLEAMELSYFGAKVLHPRSVEPAMQKDILVRVKNTFNPAHPGTCILRKEHREKRVVKAISFIEKVALINITGAQMIGRPGVAKAIFSALAEREANVMMISQGSSEANISLIVDESHLEVAMDALSPLAKQGVVREITYDRDVVAVAVVGAGMAGTPGTGGRIFTALGRAGINAMMISQGSSEVNVSFVVKGSDGKRALQVLHDEFRLSEDCDE is encoded by the coding sequence ATGAAATTTGGCGGCACATCCGTCTCAGATGGGGACTGCATCCGGCGGGTTGTGGATATCCTCGAACCTTACCGTATCGATGGTGTAGAACTGGCCGTGGTCGTATCGGCATGCTCGGGGGTAACCGATCAGATCATATCGGTGGCACATGAGGTGGTGAGCAGCAGGGACAAAACGCCCATCGAGTCGTTTATCCACGCCATGCGTACCCGGCATACGAAGATACTCGATCAGGTGGCACCCGACTACGTGGACGAGGTAATGACGATCATCGACGAGCGGCTCGGTCTGCTTGAGAATATTCTGAGCGCCGTATATACGCTCAAGGAGCTCACTCCCCGCTCACGGGATTATATCATGACCTTCGGAGAGCGGTTCTCGGCACCGATCGTCAGTGCCGCCCTCCGGCAGCGGGGGATCCCATCGGTCGCTCTCGACGGGATCGAGGCCGGGATCATCACCACCCCGAACCACGGCGATGCCCGTGCCCTTCCTGCAAGCGAAAACCATATCAAGAGCCGGATCGTCCCGCTGCTCACGGAGACGGTTCCGGTCATCATGGGCTTTATGGGAGCGACGGAGCAGGGGATCATCACGACGCTCGGCAGGAGCGGTTCGGACTACTCGGCCGCCGTCATCGGCAGCGGCATCGATGCCGACGAGATCTGGATCTGGACAGACGTCGACGGCGTCATGACATCCGATCCCCGGATCATCAAGGACGCCCGGGTGCTCTCCGATGTCTCCTACCTCGAAGCGATGGAACTCTCCTATTTCGGAGCTAAAGTCCTTCACCCGCGCTCGGTCGAGCCGGCGATGCAGAAGGATATTCTCGTCCGGGTGAAGAACACCTTCAACCCCGCCCATCCCGGCACCTGTATCCTCCGCAAGGAGCACCGGGAGAAACGCGTGGTCAAGGCGATCTCGTTTATCGAGAAGGTGGCCCTGATCAACATTACCGGTGCCCAGATGATCGGGAGACCCGGTGTCGCGAAGGCGATCTTCTCGGCGCTCGCCGAGCGGGAGGCCAACGTGATGATGATCTCGCAGGGCTCGTCCGAGGCGAACATCTCCCTCATCGTCGACGAGTCGCACCTCGAGGTTGCCATGGATGCGCTCTCTCCGCTCGCGAAGCAGGGAGTCGTCCGTGAGATCACGTATGACCGCGACGTTGTGGCGGTGGCGGTCGTCGGAGCGGGGATGGCAGGCACGCCCGGCACCGGTGGAAGAATATTTACTGCTCTCGGGAGAGCCGGGATCAACGCCATGATGATCTCACAGGGCTCCTCGGAAGTGAACGTCTCCTTTGTGGTGAAGGGGAGCGATGGAAAACGCGCCCTTCAGGTGCTCCACGATGAGTTCCGTCTCTCGGAGGATTGTGATGAGTGA
- the purM gene encoding phosphoribosylformylglycinamidine cyclo-ligase has protein sequence MSEHTYRDAGVDIDLEAAAVRALISRLSYRREGAFSMFGKVGHFAGLIEFGEHVLALAVDGVGTKMLIADELADWRTVGIDCIAMNVNDLYVMNLEPVAFVDYIATDALSVGKMEQIGEGLNEGARLANMNIVGGETATLKGLVNGLDLAGTCLGIQRKEKIVTGEAIAPGDVIVGIPSSGIHSNGLTLARKVVDECASYATELPNGKTLGEVLLTPTRIYSEVLAVTEACTVHGMCHITGGGLLNFLRLADLGFSITDPLEVPPIFRWLRETGNIGTVEMYRTFNMGMGYAFIAPEESVRSIRSIVPDARVVGEVVRERGAFIEGTEVT, from the coding sequence ATGAGTGAACATACGTACCGCGATGCGGGCGTCGATATCGATCTCGAGGCCGCGGCCGTCCGGGCATTGATCAGCAGGCTCTCCTACCGGCGGGAGGGTGCTTTCTCCATGTTCGGCAAGGTCGGGCACTTCGCCGGGCTGATCGAGTTCGGCGAGCACGTCCTCGCACTTGCCGTCGACGGCGTCGGCACGAAGATGCTGATCGCAGACGAACTCGCCGACTGGCGGACGGTTGGGATCGACTGTATCGCGATGAACGTCAACGACCTCTACGTGATGAACCTCGAGCCCGTCGCGTTTGTCGACTACATCGCAACCGATGCGCTCTCGGTCGGCAAGATGGAGCAGATCGGCGAGGGGCTCAACGAGGGTGCGCGGCTCGCCAACATGAACATCGTCGGCGGTGAGACCGCAACCCTGAAAGGCCTCGTGAACGGCCTCGACCTTGCGGGCACCTGCCTCGGCATCCAGCGGAAAGAGAAGATCGTCACCGGTGAAGCAATAGCTCCGGGCGACGTCATCGTCGGTATTCCGTCGAGCGGTATCCACAGCAACGGCCTGACGCTCGCGCGGAAGGTCGTGGACGAGTGCGCCTCCTATGCGACCGAGCTTCCGAACGGAAAGACGCTCGGCGAGGTTCTCCTGACGCCCACCCGGATCTACTCCGAGGTGCTGGCGGTGACGGAGGCCTGCACCGTGCACGGAATGTGTCACATCACCGGCGGCGGCCTCTTAAACTTCCTCCGGCTCGCCGATCTCGGGTTTTCGATCACCGACCCGCTTGAGGTTCCGCCTATCTTCCGCTGGCTCCGGGAGACCGGGAATATCGGAACAGTGGAGATGTACCGCACCTTCAATATGGGCATGGGGTATGCGTTTATCGCACCCGAGGAGAGCGTGCGGAGCATCCGATCGATCGTCCCGGATGCACGGGTCGTCGGAGAGGTCGTGCGCGAGCGCGGCGCCTTCATCGAAGGGACGGAAGTAACGTAA
- a CDS encoding ZPR1 zinc finger domain-containing protein, with the protein MWEQYPGTCPGCGNEIPIVHHRLEIPHFSDILLVSISCSECGYRHIDTIILGEGDPVRWTVRVEEPADLATRVVRSTSGTIEIPELGLKVEPGSACEGFVTNIEGVLNRFEQAVASALMNPETEEERARAEEVLSRIMGAKEATPPFTLILEDPAGNSALISEKAKKILLDPSEI; encoded by the coding sequence GTGTGGGAGCAGTACCCGGGCACCTGCCCCGGGTGTGGTAATGAGATTCCAATCGTCCATCACCGTCTCGAGATCCCGCACTTCTCGGACATCCTCCTCGTGAGCATCTCCTGCAGCGAGTGCGGCTACCGCCACATCGATACCATCATCCTCGGCGAGGGCGACCCCGTGCGGTGGACGGTGCGGGTCGAGGAGCCCGCCGACCTCGCTACCAGGGTCGTGCGAAGCACCTCCGGCACCATCGAGATCCCCGAACTCGGCCTGAAGGTAGAGCCCGGCAGTGCCTGTGAGGGGTTCGTGACCAATATCGAGGGCGTCCTGAACCGGTTCGAGCAGGCCGTCGCGAGCGCCCTCATGAACCCTGAAACCGAGGAGGAGCGCGCCCGGGCGGAGGAGGTGCTGAGCAGGATTATGGGGGCAAAGGAAGCAACACCACCGTTCACGCTGATCCTCGAAGACCCTGCGGGGAACAGCGCGCTCATCAGCGAGAAGGCCAAGAAGATACTGCTGGATCCTTCGGAGATCTGA